The Streptomyces sp. Je 1-332 genome has a window encoding:
- a CDS encoding rhomboid-like protein, whose product MTPEMPAPGRRLRVAGLWRVLPTPTGTPFTFTYAAVLAVTSLLTSYAGPSLVSDLHRHSSTDVAHLTQQPLLVLVASALWIAGGIASPYAIGFLLVLTALERRIGALRTAGVFLLGHVVATLATEVPVGLSVLAGHLPDSSLHRLDYGISFGVAASVGALAGLFRPWLRWLVLAGFGGMLIDDLIAFTDPMTNWGHLLALSIGVATWPLVRRWRRSA is encoded by the coding sequence ATGACCCCTGAGATGCCGGCGCCCGGTCGGCGCCTGCGGGTCGCCGGTCTGTGGCGCGTCCTGCCGACCCCCACGGGTACGCCCTTCACCTTCACCTACGCCGCGGTCCTCGCCGTCACGTCGCTCCTGACCTCGTACGCCGGCCCGTCCCTGGTCTCGGACCTGCACCGGCACTCCAGCACGGACGTCGCGCACCTGACGCAGCAGCCGCTGCTCGTCCTGGTGGCCAGCGCGCTCTGGATCGCGGGCGGCATCGCGTCGCCGTACGCGATCGGCTTCCTGCTCGTCCTGACGGCTCTGGAGCGCCGCATCGGGGCGCTGCGCACGGCGGGCGTCTTCCTGCTCGGCCATGTCGTGGCCACCCTCGCGACCGAGGTTCCGGTCGGCCTCTCGGTCCTCGCGGGCCATCTGCCCGACAGCTCACTGCACCGCCTCGACTACGGCATCAGCTTCGGTGTCGCGGCGAGCGTCGGCGCGCTGGCCGGGCTCTTCAGGCCGTGGCTGCGGTGGCTGGTGCTCGCCGGCTTCGGCGGCATGCTGATCGACGACCTGATCGCGTTCACGGACCCGATGACGAACTGGGGCCACTTGCTGGCCCTGTCGATCGGGGTCGCCACGTGGCCGCTGGTGCGGCGGTGGCGCCGGTCGGCCTGA
- the lon gene encoding endopeptidase La, giving the protein MTTESAESKPSTPLTLPVLPLDDEVVLPGMVVPFDLSDTEVRAAVEAAQAAARSDGSSKPQVLLVPRIDGTYAATGVLGTVEQVGRLSDGDPGALIRGRGRVRIGAGTTGPGAALWVEGVKVDETVPDPLPGAVAELVKEYKALATSWLKKRGAWQVVDRVTQIDDVSALADNSGYSPFLSTDQKIELLETGDPVARLKLATEQLREHLAEQDVAESIAKDVQEGVDKQQREFLLRRQLDAVRKELREINGEQDGEESDDYRTRVEAADLPGHVREAALKEVDKLERSSDQSPEGSWIRTWLDTVLELPWNERTEDEYDIKGAQEILDAEHAGLQDVKERITEYLAVRKRRADRGLGVVGGRRGGAVLALVGPPGVGKTSLGESVAHAMGRKFVRVALGGVRDEAEIRGHRRTYVGALPGRIVRAIKEAGSMNPVVLLDEIDKVGSDFRGDPAAALLEVLDPAQNHTFRDHYLEVELDLSDVVFLATANVLESIPEALLDRMELVRLDGYTEDEKVVIARDHLLPRQLERAGLETDEVTLDESALRKLAGEYTREAGVRNLERSVARLLRKVAAQHELGERELPFTVGDDDLRGLIGRPHHVPESAQDPAERRTAVPGVATGLAVTGAGGDVLFVEASLADPETGASGLTLTGQLGDVMKESAQIALSFLRSHGAELELPVGDLKERGVHVHFPAGAVPKDGPSAGVTLTTALASLLSGRLVRTDVAMTGEVSLTGRVLPIGGVKQKLLAAHRAGITTVIIPKRNEADLDDVPAEILQKLDVHPVTDVRQVLELALTEAEVRVPAAA; this is encoded by the coding sequence ATGACTACTGAGTCCGCCGAGTCGAAGCCGTCCACACCGTTGACACTGCCCGTGCTGCCGCTCGACGACGAGGTTGTCCTGCCCGGCATGGTGGTTCCGTTCGACCTGTCCGACACCGAGGTGCGCGCCGCGGTCGAGGCGGCCCAGGCTGCTGCCCGTTCCGATGGGAGCAGCAAGCCGCAGGTCCTTCTTGTTCCGCGGATCGACGGGACGTACGCCGCGACCGGCGTCCTCGGCACCGTCGAGCAGGTCGGCCGCCTCTCCGACGGTGACCCCGGCGCCCTGATCCGGGGCCGTGGCCGGGTGCGGATCGGCGCCGGCACGACCGGGCCCGGCGCCGCGCTCTGGGTGGAGGGCGTCAAGGTCGACGAGACCGTGCCCGATCCTCTGCCGGGAGCGGTTGCCGAGCTGGTCAAGGAGTACAAGGCGCTCGCCACCAGCTGGCTCAAGAAGCGTGGCGCCTGGCAGGTCGTGGACCGCGTGACGCAGATCGACGACGTCTCGGCGCTCGCCGACAACTCCGGATACTCGCCCTTCCTCTCCACCGACCAGAAGATCGAGCTCTTGGAGACCGGCGACCCGGTCGCCCGCCTCAAGCTCGCCACCGAGCAGCTGCGCGAGCACCTCGCCGAGCAGGACGTCGCCGAGTCCATCGCCAAGGACGTCCAGGAAGGCGTCGACAAGCAGCAGCGCGAGTTCCTGCTGCGCCGCCAGCTCGACGCCGTGCGCAAGGAGCTGCGCGAGATCAACGGCGAGCAGGACGGGGAGGAGTCCGACGACTACCGCACCCGCGTCGAGGCCGCCGACCTCCCCGGACACGTACGGGAGGCCGCCCTCAAGGAGGTCGACAAGCTGGAGCGGTCCAGCGACCAGTCGCCCGAGGGCTCCTGGATCAGGACCTGGCTCGACACCGTCCTCGAACTGCCCTGGAACGAACGCACCGAGGACGAGTACGACATCAAGGGCGCCCAGGAGATCCTGGACGCCGAGCACGCGGGTCTCCAGGACGTGAAGGAGCGCATCACCGAGTACCTCGCGGTGCGCAAGCGCCGCGCGGACCGCGGCCTCGGGGTCGTCGGCGGCCGTCGGGGTGGTGCCGTGCTCGCCCTGGTCGGGCCTCCCGGCGTCGGAAAGACCAGCCTCGGCGAGTCCGTCGCGCACGCCATGGGCCGCAAGTTCGTGCGGGTCGCGCTCGGCGGCGTACGCGACGAGGCGGAGATCCGCGGCCACCGGCGTACGTACGTCGGGGCGCTGCCCGGACGCATCGTGCGGGCCATCAAGGAGGCCGGGTCCATGAACCCGGTCGTGCTCCTCGACGAGATCGACAAGGTGGGCTCCGACTTCCGGGGCGACCCGGCGGCCGCCCTCCTCGAAGTCCTCGACCCGGCGCAGAACCACACCTTTCGCGACCACTACCTGGAGGTCGAGCTCGACCTGAGCGACGTGGTGTTCCTGGCGACGGCGAACGTCCTCGAATCCATCCCCGAGGCGCTGCTCGACCGCATGGAGCTGGTCAGGCTCGACGGGTACACCGAGGACGAGAAGGTCGTCATCGCCCGCGACCACCTGCTCCCGCGCCAGCTGGAGCGGGCCGGTCTGGAGACGGACGAGGTGACCCTGGACGAGAGCGCGCTGCGCAAGCTCGCGGGGGAGTACACCCGGGAAGCGGGCGTACGGAACCTGGAGCGGTCCGTGGCGCGGCTGCTCCGCAAGGTCGCCGCGCAGCACGAACTGGGCGAGCGGGAGCTGCCGTTCACCGTCGGCGACGACGATCTGCGCGGTCTCATCGGGCGCCCGCACCACGTGCCCGAGTCCGCGCAGGACCCGGCCGAGCGGCGCACGGCGGTGCCGGGTGTGGCGACCGGGCTCGCGGTCACCGGCGCGGGCGGCGACGTCCTTTTCGTCGAGGCGTCGCTCGCCGACCCGGAGACGGGAGCCTCCGGGCTCACGCTCACCGGCCAGCTCGGCGACGTCATGAAGGAGTCGGCGCAGATCGCGCTGAGCTTCCTGCGCTCGCACGGCGCGGAACTGGAGCTGCCCGTCGGCGACCTCAAGGAGCGCGGCGTGCACGTCCACTTCCCGGCGGGCGCCGTCCCCAAGGACGGACCGAGTGCGGGTGTCACCCTGACGACCGCCCTCGCGTCGCTGCTCAGCGGCCGACTCGTCCGTACGGATGTGGCCATGACCGGTGAGGTGTCGCTGACCGGGCGCGTCCTGCCGATCGGCGGCGTCAAGCAGAAGCTGCTCGCCGCGCACCGTGCCGGGATCACCACGGTGATCATCCCGAAGCGGAACGAGGCCGACTTGGACGACGTCCCGGCCGAGATCCTGCAGAAGCTGGACGTGCACCCGGTGACGGACGTCCGTCAGGTCCTTGAACTGGCCCTGACGGAGGCCGAGGTGAGGGTTCCGGCCGCGGCTTGA
- a CDS encoding winged helix-turn-helix domain-containing protein, with amino-acid sequence MSETDEWMPNPRSRVYVYAQIAEHICEQIRSGALAIEDRLDPEPELAHRYEVGINTLRRAIRHLREQGIVETVPAKGTFVIAMPKGSESK; translated from the coding sequence ATGAGTGAGACCGACGAGTGGATGCCGAACCCCAGGTCGCGGGTCTACGTGTACGCGCAGATCGCGGAGCACATCTGCGAGCAGATCCGCTCCGGGGCTCTGGCAATCGAGGACCGACTCGACCCGGAGCCGGAGTTGGCCCACCGCTACGAGGTGGGTATCAACACACTTCGCCGGGCCATCCGCCACCTGCGCGAACAGGGCATCGTCGAGACCGTTCCGGCGAAGGGGACGTTCGTCATCGCCATGCCGAAGGGCTCGGAAAGCAAGTAG
- a CDS encoding class I SAM-dependent DNA methyltransferase, with amino-acid sequence MTETTPDAAKPAKAAAQTNHLVAKLWNYCNVLRDNGMSTIEYVEQLSYLLFLKMVDELQNDPWNPRDFSNIVPAEYNWASLARKRGPDLEAHYSATLKALGTHPNTTIGTIFDGAQNRITKPALLEKLVVELIGKEDWTVTGTDLKGDAYEGLLNKGASDTKTGAGQYFTPRALIDAMVDVTRPGPDDTITDPACGTGGFLIAAYAYINKHHISTMPLDERKAFDTGDKIWGNELVPGTARLAAMNMLLHGIGKSDGPSLITVKDALAEKPSGRHASLVLANPPFGRKSAITVIGQDGDAEKEDTQYDRDDFTATTTNKQLNFLQHIMSLTAIGGRAAVVLPDNVLFEGGAGEKVRRKLLTEFDLHTVLRLPTGIFYAGGVKANVLFFDRKSPRADGKPHTTDTWFYDFRTGQHFTLKQRPLTRAHLDDFVAAYKPGEPIADRVEQKTEDADGNAEFGPWRKFSYEELTARDKVNLDVTWLKDPALEDADSDLPPEVIAEEIVRDLQSALNEFAAIAKALGGEVEVPDEDEI; translated from the coding sequence GTGACCGAGACCACGCCCGACGCCGCCAAGCCGGCAAAGGCCGCCGCGCAGACCAACCACCTCGTCGCGAAGCTCTGGAACTACTGCAACGTCCTCCGCGACAACGGCATGTCCACCATCGAGTACGTGGAGCAGCTCTCCTACCTGCTCTTCCTCAAGATGGTCGACGAGCTCCAGAACGATCCCTGGAACCCACGGGACTTCAGCAACATCGTCCCCGCCGAGTACAACTGGGCCTCCCTCGCCCGCAAGCGCGGTCCGGACCTCGAAGCCCACTACTCCGCCACGCTCAAGGCTCTCGGCACCCACCCCAACACCACCATCGGCACCATCTTCGACGGCGCCCAGAACCGCATCACCAAGCCCGCCCTCCTCGAAAAGCTCGTCGTCGAGCTGATCGGCAAGGAGGACTGGACCGTCACGGGCACAGACCTCAAGGGCGACGCCTACGAGGGGCTCCTCAACAAGGGCGCCTCCGACACCAAGACCGGCGCAGGCCAGTACTTCACGCCCCGCGCCCTCATCGACGCCATGGTCGACGTCACCCGGCCCGGCCCGGACGACACCATCACGGACCCCGCCTGCGGTACCGGCGGCTTCCTCATCGCCGCCTACGCGTACATCAACAAGCACCACATCAGCACGATGCCGCTCGACGAGCGCAAAGCGTTCGACACCGGCGACAAGATCTGGGGCAACGAGCTGGTCCCCGGCACCGCCCGCCTCGCCGCCATGAACATGCTGCTGCACGGCATCGGCAAGAGCGACGGCCCCAGCCTCATCACAGTGAAGGACGCGCTCGCGGAGAAGCCGTCTGGGCGTCACGCCTCCCTCGTGCTCGCGAACCCGCCCTTCGGCCGCAAGTCGGCGATCACCGTCATCGGCCAGGACGGCGACGCCGAGAAGGAAGACACCCAGTACGACCGCGACGACTTCACCGCGACCACCACCAACAAGCAGCTCAACTTCCTTCAGCACATCATGTCGCTGACCGCCATCGGCGGCCGTGCCGCCGTCGTCCTCCCCGACAACGTCCTCTTCGAGGGCGGCGCCGGCGAAAAGGTCCGCCGCAAGCTGCTCACCGAGTTCGACCTGCACACCGTCCTGCGCCTGCCCACCGGCATCTTCTACGCGGGCGGCGTCAAGGCAAACGTCCTCTTCTTCGACAGGAAGTCCCCTCGAGCGGACGGCAAGCCGCACACGACCGACACGTGGTTCTACGACTTCCGCACCGGCCAGCACTTCACCCTGAAGCAGCGCCCCCTCACCCGCGCCCACCTGGACGACTTCGTCGCCGCGTACAAGCCGGGCGAGCCGATTGCCGACCGCGTCGAGCAGAAGACCGAAGACGCCGACGGCAACGCCGAGTTCGGGCCCTGGCGGAAGTTCTCGTACGAGGAACTGACCGCCCGCGACAAGGTCAACCTCGATGTCACCTGGCTCAAGGACCCGGCCCTGGAGGACGCGGACTCGGACCTGCCGCCCGAGGTGATCGCAGAGGAGATCGTCCGCGACCTGCAGTCCGCGCTCAACGAGTTCGCCGCGATCGCCAAGGCGCTGGGCGGCGAGGTGGAGGTACCGGACGAGGACGAGATCTGA
- a CDS encoding restriction endonuclease subunit S: MSEGFAELPSGWVRAPLGDLTDTALGKMLDKKKNVDSSTRPYLRNVNVQWGQIDSSDVLEMAIPAGEVERFTVRKGDLLVCEGGEIGRCAIWKLDKEIAYQKALHRIRSSSALSVLYLRYYLEYAASTGILAKLATGSTIKHLPQQRLREVPVSLPPLPEQHRIVEALEEQLSRLDAARASLHLAELRASKFRQAVIDADLNEGESTPAVRLRDVLREPLRNGHSAKASTDHTGIRTLSLTAVTSAEFIDAHTKMTVADPARVRGLWLESGDLLVQRSNTPDLVGTAALYRGESDWAIYPDLLIRARLSESAIPEYVLLHLQSRRGRAYFKGRAKGLAGSMPKIDQAAIESFTFPLPDVDSQEVIVKRAEQEQERIAALSGEIFRAQKRAAALRNALLRKAFNGTLVPQDPADEPASVALERIAAERTAAVAAARKPRQLRKRATTRKTTAHAPEPTAAPATSTQPELFQ, encoded by the coding sequence TTGAGCGAGGGTTTTGCAGAATTGCCATCAGGCTGGGTTCGAGCCCCCCTGGGGGACCTCACCGATACCGCACTCGGCAAGATGCTGGACAAGAAGAAGAACGTCGACTCCTCGACTCGCCCATATCTACGAAACGTCAACGTGCAGTGGGGTCAGATCGACTCCAGCGACGTCCTTGAAATGGCCATCCCAGCCGGTGAGGTTGAGCGATTCACCGTACGCAAAGGCGACCTGCTGGTGTGCGAGGGAGGCGAGATCGGCCGTTGCGCCATCTGGAAGCTGGACAAGGAAATCGCGTACCAGAAGGCGCTGCACAGGATTCGCTCTTCATCTGCCCTAAGCGTGCTATACCTGCGCTACTACCTGGAGTACGCAGCGTCGACTGGAATCCTGGCGAAGCTGGCGACAGGAAGCACAATCAAGCACCTGCCTCAGCAGAGGCTGCGCGAGGTACCGGTGTCCTTGCCTCCACTCCCGGAGCAGCACCGTATCGTCGAGGCCCTCGAAGAACAGCTTTCGCGACTGGACGCGGCTCGCGCATCTCTGCACCTCGCCGAGCTTCGAGCGTCCAAGTTCCGGCAAGCAGTGATTGATGCCGACCTTAACGAGGGTGAGAGTACCCCGGCCGTAAGGCTCAGGGACGTACTGCGGGAGCCCCTAAGGAACGGGCACTCCGCGAAAGCGTCTACAGATCACACCGGCATCCGAACGTTGAGCCTGACCGCAGTGACCAGCGCGGAATTTATCGATGCTCACACCAAGATGACCGTTGCCGATCCTGCACGGGTTCGAGGGTTGTGGCTCGAATCCGGTGATCTCCTCGTCCAGCGCTCGAATACACCCGACCTGGTAGGCACGGCCGCCCTGTATCGAGGGGAATCTGATTGGGCAATCTACCCAGATCTCCTCATCAGAGCGCGCCTCTCGGAATCTGCGATTCCAGAATACGTTTTGCTCCACTTGCAGAGCCGGAGAGGCAGAGCCTACTTCAAGGGGAGAGCCAAGGGGCTCGCCGGTTCAATGCCCAAGATCGACCAGGCGGCCATCGAGTCATTTACGTTCCCACTGCCCGACGTTGATTCGCAAGAAGTAATCGTTAAGCGTGCCGAACAGGAGCAAGAGCGCATCGCGGCACTCAGCGGTGAGATCTTCCGCGCTCAGAAGCGCGCAGCCGCGCTTCGCAACGCCCTCCTCCGCAAAGCCTTCAATGGCACCCTCGTCCCCCAGGATCCCGCTGACGAGCCAGCCTCCGTCGCCCTGGAGCGAATCGCCGCCGAGCGAACAGCAGCCGTAGCCGCCGCCAGGAAGCCCCGGCAACTCCGTAAGCGCGCAACCACCCGCAAGACCACGGCCCACGCGCCCGAACCCACGGCCGCCCCCGCCACCTCCACCCAGCCGGAGCTCTTCCAGTGA
- a CDS encoding DEAD/DEAH box helicase family protein, with translation MGQRRAEDHGRHQRTASLPEPLRRSAKKSPNFGRLYRLQPLLAIYGSEAEQTVFTNPNASYVSAGQFGEVLAAELVQRLGVRVDGDRQVDRLTALDRAKALPGQTRAAFDALRRGRNDAAHNHLFDTTKALEAVQLSFQLGDFFYRAIEGVREVAAFVPPTLPELRNTAEHAELEEALASHRATLVASRTRLSEVSSKLEAERQARADAEHLIAAAQEAREEAAEQAARYRAEIDELRAEQKRRYERERRAPRRVDRAARDAILERAQSPAPLNEVQARVRIDDLLAQAGWIVQDRDDLNPLAGPGVAVREFPLATGRADYVLYVDGKIIGVIEAKREGTPLAGALAQHERYARGVLKEHSMAVWSEDESFAFRYATTGTETYFLNRLDPHARSREVFAFHRPETFRFWMRRAEENPEAPTYRAALRSRVPHLEPYGLRVAQIEAITGLEESLSEDHPRALIQMATGAGKTFAAVTQAYRLLKHAEARRILFLVDRNNLGRQARAEFDTYVTPDENRKFTDLYNVDMLGSTGIQDTSSVVVSTIQRMYSLLKGEPLDDSPSAADAADDPTVSHEDSYVTDRPVSVEYNPDVPIESFDLIVVDECHRSIYGLWRGVLEYFDAHVVGLTATPTPQTRGFFNGRTVSEYTYEQAVADGVNVDFDVVRIVTDLRAAGGARIEKGTTVKILDRATREKRLEELEDDFVYTTAKLGRTVIAPDEIRAVLGVYKNNWQRWFPDRAELPKTLIFAAGDDHADEVIKQVKEVFGRGDEFAKKITYRSRASGENPESLINDLRNSPRLRVAVTVDMIATGTDVRPLEAVIFLRAVKSPTLFEQMKGRGARTVDADELKAVTPEAADDLSKDRFVIVDAVGVTDSPLVDARPLIAPGAGGPSLKKLLERAGSRSLTADDAQTLARRLARVDRQLSADEKRLIETEAGGITLAGIARKITDASDVDTQDRAVREGGADAARALIHRAIEPLTVNPELRRTILRIRHQQDLTYDETTEVKVMGLDETSAAERAERTIAQWRDLLSEEQERMRTSGEDAILQVILGSGAKHRPEAARAYLKELATKLRAGNRAWTTGVIWDQYEELGKAAGSPGRSAGLGDLMNLIRFELGVDDELRPYRTVVEERFEGWVQRQRQAGAEFTDTQLWYLERIMDVIAVGVGIERDDFDAAPFSERGSGRGFVAAFGDPGRALQLLDDLNREVA, from the coding sequence GTGGGACAGCGGCGCGCGGAGGATCATGGACGCCACCAGAGGACGGCAAGTCTGCCGGAACCGCTGCGGCGGTCCGCGAAGAAGTCGCCGAACTTCGGGCGGCTTTACCGCCTTCAACCCCTCCTCGCCATCTACGGGTCCGAAGCCGAGCAGACGGTTTTTACCAACCCCAACGCGTCGTACGTCAGCGCCGGCCAGTTCGGCGAGGTCCTGGCGGCCGAGCTCGTCCAGCGGCTCGGTGTCCGCGTGGACGGAGACCGCCAGGTGGACCGGCTGACGGCTCTGGACCGGGCGAAGGCGCTGCCCGGCCAGACGCGGGCCGCGTTCGACGCACTGCGTCGCGGCCGCAACGACGCCGCGCACAACCACCTCTTCGATACGACGAAGGCGCTCGAAGCGGTCCAGCTCAGCTTCCAGCTCGGTGACTTCTTCTACCGCGCCATCGAGGGCGTACGGGAAGTCGCCGCCTTCGTCCCGCCCACCCTGCCGGAGCTGCGGAACACCGCCGAACACGCCGAGTTGGAGGAGGCGCTCGCCTCCCACCGGGCGACGCTGGTGGCGTCCCGGACCCGGCTCAGCGAGGTCAGCAGCAAGCTGGAGGCGGAGCGCCAGGCGCGGGCCGACGCCGAACATCTGATCGCCGCAGCCCAGGAGGCCCGCGAAGAGGCCGCCGAGCAGGCGGCGCGCTACCGGGCCGAGATCGACGAGCTCCGGGCCGAGCAGAAGCGCCGCTACGAACGGGAGCGCCGCGCCCCGCGCCGGGTCGATCGCGCCGCCCGCGACGCCATTTTGGAGCGCGCCCAGAGCCCGGCCCCGCTCAACGAGGTCCAGGCCCGGGTCCGTATCGACGACCTCCTCGCCCAGGCCGGCTGGATCGTCCAGGACCGTGACGACCTCAACCCGCTCGCGGGCCCGGGTGTTGCCGTCCGAGAGTTCCCGCTGGCCACAGGCCGTGCCGACTACGTTCTGTACGTCGACGGGAAGATCATCGGTGTCATCGAGGCCAAGCGGGAGGGAACCCCGCTGGCGGGCGCCCTCGCGCAGCACGAGCGGTACGCGCGAGGGGTGCTCAAGGAGCACTCAATGGCCGTGTGGAGCGAGGACGAGTCCTTCGCCTTCCGCTACGCGACCACGGGCACCGAGACGTACTTTCTCAACCGCCTCGACCCGCATGCACGTTCCCGCGAGGTGTTCGCCTTTCACCGCCCGGAGACCTTCCGGTTCTGGATGCGGCGCGCGGAGGAGAACCCGGAAGCGCCCACTTACCGCGCCGCGCTGCGCAGTCGGGTCCCGCACCTGGAGCCGTACGGACTGCGGGTCGCGCAGATCGAGGCGATCACGGGTCTGGAGGAGTCGCTGTCCGAGGACCACCCCCGGGCGCTGATCCAGATGGCGACCGGCGCGGGCAAGACCTTCGCCGCCGTCACCCAGGCGTACCGCCTGCTGAAGCACGCAGAGGCACGCCGCATCCTCTTCCTCGTCGACCGCAACAACCTGGGCCGCCAGGCCAGGGCCGAGTTCGACACGTACGTCACGCCGGACGAGAACCGGAAGTTCACCGACCTCTACAACGTCGACATGCTGGGCAGCACCGGCATCCAGGACACGTCGTCCGTGGTCGTCTCGACGATCCAGCGCATGTACTCGCTGCTCAAGGGCGAGCCGCTGGACGACTCGCCGTCGGCGGCCGACGCGGCGGACGACCCGACGGTGTCGCACGAGGACAGTTACGTGACGGACCGGCCGGTCAGCGTCGAGTACAACCCGGACGTCCCCATCGAGTCCTTCGACCTGATCGTCGTCGACGAATGCCACCGCTCGATCTACGGCCTGTGGCGCGGCGTCCTGGAGTACTTCGACGCGCACGTCGTCGGCCTCACCGCCACCCCGACCCCGCAGACCAGAGGCTTCTTCAACGGCAGAACGGTCTCGGAGTACACCTACGAGCAGGCGGTGGCCGACGGCGTCAACGTCGACTTCGACGTCGTCCGCATCGTCACGGATCTGCGCGCAGCGGGCGGCGCGAGGATCGAGAAGGGCACGACGGTCAAGATCCTTGACCGGGCGACCCGGGAGAAGCGCCTGGAGGAGCTGGAGGACGACTTCGTCTACACGACGGCGAAGCTCGGCCGCACGGTCATCGCCCCGGACGAGATCCGCGCGGTCCTGGGGGTCTACAAGAACAACTGGCAGCGCTGGTTCCCCGACCGGGCCGAACTGCCGAAGACGCTGATCTTCGCGGCGGGAGACGACCACGCGGACGAGGTGATCAAGCAGGTCAAGGAGGTGTTCGGCCGGGGCGACGAGTTCGCGAAGAAGATCACCTACCGCTCGCGCGCCAGCGGCGAGAACCCGGAGTCCTTGATCAACGACCTCCGCAACTCGCCCCGGCTGCGTGTGGCCGTGACCGTCGACATGATCGCGACGGGCACGGACGTCCGCCCCCTGGAAGCGGTGATCTTCCTGCGCGCGGTGAAGAGCCCGACCCTGTTCGAGCAGATGAAGGGGCGCGGCGCCCGAACGGTCGACGCCGACGAGCTCAAGGCGGTAACGCCCGAGGCGGCCGACGATCTGTCGAAGGACCGGTTCGTGATCGTCGACGCGGTCGGCGTGACGGACTCCCCGCTGGTCGACGCCCGGCCGCTGATCGCGCCGGGAGCGGGCGGCCCGTCCCTGAAGAAGCTGCTGGAGAGGGCGGGCAGCCGCAGCCTGACCGCCGACGACGCCCAGACCCTGGCGCGGCGCCTCGCGCGCGTGGACCGGCAGCTCTCGGCGGACGAGAAGCGGCTGATCGAGACGGAGGCGGGCGGCATCACCCTGGCCGGCATCGCCCGAAAGATCACGGATGCCTCGGACGTCGACACGCAGGACCGCGCCGTACGGGAGGGCGGGGCGGATGCTGCCCGCGCTCTGATCCACCGCGCGATCGAACCGCTGACCGTCAACCCGGAGCTCCGCCGGACCATCCTCCGGATTCGCCACCAGCAGGACCTCACGTACGACGAGACGACCGAGGTCAAGGTCATGGGCCTCGACGAGACGAGCGCGGCGGAGCGGGCCGAGCGGACGATAGCGCAGTGGCGGGACCTGCTCTCCGAGGAACAGGAACGCATGCGGACGTCCGGTGAGGACGCCATCCTCCAGGTCATCCTGGGCAGCGGCGCCAAGCATCGCCCGGAAGCGGCCCGCGCGTATTTGAAGGAACTCGCCACGAAACTCCGGGCGGGTAACCGGGCTTGGACGACCGGCGTCATCTGGGACCAGTACGAGGAACTCGGCAAGGCCGCAGGCTCCCCCGGCAGGTCGGCGGGCCTCGGCGACCTCATGAACCTCATCCGCTTCGAACTCGGCGTCGACGACGAACTCCGCCCGTACCGTACGGTGGTCGAGGAGCGCTTCGAGGGCTGGGTGCAACGCCAGCGACAGGCGGGCGCGGAATTCACGGACACACAGCTCTGGTATCTGGAACGCATCATGGACGTCATCGCGGTGGGTGTCGGCATCGAGCGCGACGACTTCGACGCGGCGCCGTTCTCCGAGCGCGGGAGTGGACGCGGTTTCGTCGCGGCGTTCGGAGACCCTGGACGGGCATTGCAGTTGCTGGACGACCTGAATAGAGAAGTGGCTTGA
- a CDS encoding lysozyme encodes MPVHRPGTPRRSRWSAAAVLLSVLSALSLLLTLPGAAQAAGGDDTPARGSARMGQGVVEHDGQGSLPPSGDAVQTEGVDVSSHQGNVAWATLWNSGVKWSYVKATEGTYYKNPYFTQQYNGSYNVGMIRGAYHFATPDTTSGATQANYFVDNGGGWSRDGKTLPGALDIEWNPYGAACFGKSQSAMVTWIRDFLNQYKARTGRHAVIYTATSWWKQCTGNYGGFAANNPLWIARYNTSPGELPAGWGVQTMWQYTSTGPTVGDHNKFNGALDRVQALANG; translated from the coding sequence ATGCCCGTGCACAGACCCGGAACGCCCCGCCGCTCCCGCTGGTCAGCGGCCGCAGTCCTGCTCTCAGTCCTCTCCGCCCTCTCCCTCCTCCTCACGCTGCCGGGCGCCGCACAGGCCGCCGGCGGCGACGACACCCCCGCCCGCGGCTCCGCCCGCATGGGCCAGGGCGTCGTCGAGCACGACGGGCAGGGCAGTCTGCCGCCCAGCGGCGACGCCGTACAGACCGAAGGCGTCGACGTCAGCAGCCACCAGGGCAACGTCGCCTGGGCGACGCTCTGGAACAGCGGCGTGAAGTGGTCCTACGTGAAGGCCACCGAGGGCACGTACTACAAGAACCCGTACTTCACCCAGCAGTACAACGGTTCGTACAACGTGGGCATGATCCGCGGCGCCTATCACTTCGCCACGCCCGACACCACGAGCGGCGCCACCCAGGCCAACTACTTCGTGGACAACGGCGGTGGCTGGTCCCGCGACGGCAAGACGCTGCCGGGCGCGCTGGACATCGAGTGGAATCCGTACGGGGCGGCCTGCTTCGGCAAGTCACAGTCCGCGATGGTGACCTGGATCCGGGACTTCCTGAATCAGTACAAGGCGCGCACCGGGCGGCACGCGGTGATCTACACGGCCACCAGCTGGTGGAAGCAGTGCACCGGCAACTACGGCGGCTTCGCGGCCAACAACCCGCTGTGGATCGCGCGGTACAACACCTCGCCGGGTGAACTGCCCGCGGGCTGGGGCGTCCAGACGATGTGGCAGTACACGTCGACCGGCCCGACGGTCGGGGACCACAACAAGTTCAACGGCGCGCTCGACCGCGTCCAGGCCCTGGCCAACGGCTGA